Proteins co-encoded in one Brassica rapa cultivar Chiifu-401-42 chromosome A02, CAAS_Brap_v3.01, whole genome shotgun sequence genomic window:
- the LOC103852407 gene encoding U-box domain-containing protein 7 — protein sequence MDVTELEENLFAASDAKLHGDMCKELSGVLCKVLSIFPSLEGARPRSKSGIQALCSLHIALEKAKNILQHCSESSKLYLAITGDAVLLKFEKAKVALINSLKRVEDIVPSSIGSQILEIVGELENTRFLLDPSEKEVGDQIIALLQQGKKSDNCNDNTELEIFHKAATRLSITSSRVALAERRALKKLIDRARAEEDKRKESIVAYLLHLMRKCSKLFRSEILDENDSSQGSAPCSPTVQEENGSVHGFGRQLSRFGSMNFKPINSPRSGQMPVPPEELRCPISLQLMCDPVIIASGQTYERVCIEKWFSDGHNTCPKTQQQLPHLSLTPNNCVKGLIASWCEQNGTQIPSGPPESLDLDYWTLALSGSESTNSKSVNSIGSCNMKGIQNGTTVVEQQYTEESFVSDNDDDGKEDSDMNVLERYQDLLAVLNEEEDLDKKGKVVEKVRLLLKDDEEARIFMGANGFVEALLRFLGSAVDENNAAAQERGAMALFNLAVNNNRNKELMLTSGVIPLLEKMISSSESHGPATALYLNLSCLEEAKPVIGSSQAVPFLVHILQGEAENQCKLDALHAIYNLSTYPPNISALLSSNIIKTLQGLLASTVEHLWIDKSLAILLNLASSQQGKDEAVSSQGMISSLATVLDMGDTTQQEQAVSCLLILCNGRESCIQMVLQEGVIPSLVSISVNGTTRGREKSQKLLMLFREQRQQRDQPSLKRDEEPPSQKEASRKSLSAPMYVHESPAQPSASGPEFEPRVLSKSMSRRKSLARPFSFFWKKSYSTRQ from the exons ATGGATGTGACCGAGCTCGAGGAGAATCTCTTCGCTGCTAGCGATGCCAAG TTACATGGAGATATGTGTAAGGAGCTATCAGGAGTTCTCTGTAAGGTACTCTCAATCTTCCCGTCGTTGGAAGGAGCAAGGCCTAGGAGTAAATCAGGGATTCAAGCCTTATGCTCTTTACATATTGCACTTGAGAAGGCAAAGAATATTCTTCAGCACTGTTCCGAGTCTAGTAAGCTTTACTTG GCCATTACAGGGGATGCTGTCCTTTTAAAGTTTGAGAAAGCCAAAGTTGCTCTCATCAACAGTCTTAAACGTGTTGAAGACATTGTTCCTAGCTCTATTGGGTCTCag attttggaaATAGTTGGTGAGCTAGAGAACACTAGGTTCTTGCTTGATCCATCAGAGAaggaagtgggtgatcagatcATTGCGCTGCTCCAGCAAGGGAAAAAGTCTGACAACTGTAATGACAACACAGAGCTTGAGATTTTCCACAAGGCGGCTACAAGACTCAGCATCACTTCTTCTAGAGTGGCTCTGGCGGAAAGACGGGCACTGAAGAAGCTCATCGACAGGGCACGCGCAGAGGAGGACAAGCGCAAGGAATCAATCGTGGCTTATCTGTTGCATCTTATGAGAAAATGCTCCAAGCTATTCAGAAGTGAGATCTTGGATGAGAATGACTCCTCTCAGGGCTCAGCACCGTGTTCTCCCACTGTTCAAGAAGAGAATGGGAGTGTTCATGGGTTTGGTCGTCAGCTGTCTAGGTTTGGCTCCATGAACTTCAAGCCCATCAACAGTCCGAGATCAGGACAGATGCCTGTTCCACCTGAAGAACTGAGATGCCCTATATCTCTGCAGCTTATGTGTGATCCTGTCATTATTGCTTCAGGGCAGACTTATGAACGGGTTTGTATTGAGAAATGGTTTAGTGATGGGCACAACACTTGCCCAAAGACTCAGCAACAGCTCCCACATCTCTCCTTAACTCCCAATAACTGTGTTAAAGGTCTTATTGCAAGCTGGTGTGAACAGAACGGGACTCAAATCCCGAGCGGACCTCCGGAATCTCTAGACCTCGACTACTGGACACTAGCTCTCTCTGGCTCCGAGTCCACCAACTCAAAGTCAGTAAACAGTATAGGCTCGTGTAATATGAAGGGAATACAAAATGGTACTACTGTTGTGGAACAACAATACACAGAAGAAAGTTTTGTGtctgataatgatgatgatggtaaGGAGGATTCTGACATGAATGTGCTTGAGAGATATCAAGATCTATTGGCTGTGTTAAACGAAGAGGAGGACTTGGATAAAAAAGGAAAGGTTGTGGAAAAGGTCAGGCTATTGCTGAAGGATGATGAAGAGGCCAGGATCTTCATGGGAGCAAATGGGTTTGTTGAAGCTTTGTTGAGGTTCTTAGGATCGGCTGTAGATGAGAATAATGCGGCAGCGCAGGAAAGAGGAGCTATGGCTTTGTTCAACTTAGCCGTCAACAATAACAG GAACAAAGAGTTGATGTTAACTTCTGGGGTTATACCTCTACTAGAGAAAATGATATCTTCTTCCGAGTCCCATGGTCCAGCAACTGCGCTGTATTTGAATCTTTCATGTCTTGAAGAAGCCAAACCCGTGATAGGTTCAAGCCAAGCAGTGCCTTTCCTTGTCCATATTCTTCAAGGGGAAGCTGAAAACCAATGCAAGCTCGATGCTCTCCACGCCATCTACAACCTGTCCACATATCCTCCCAACATCTCTGCCCTCCTTTCATCCAACATCATCAAGACCCTCCAAGGCCTTCTCGCATCAACAGTTGAACATCTGTGGATCGACAAGTCATTAGCCATATTACTAAACCTTGCTTCGAGCCAACAGGGTAAAGATGAGGCGGTGTCATCACAAGGCATGATCAGCAGTCTAGCAACAGTGCTTGACATGGGTGACACAACGCAGCAAGAGCAAGCTGTTTCATGTCTTTTGATTCTATGCAACGGAAGAGAGTCTTGTATCCAGATGGTGCTACAAGAAGGTGTGATACCATCGTTAGTGTCAATCTCAGTGAACGGGACTACGCGAGGCAGAGAGAAGTCTCAGAAGCTTCTAATGCTGTTCAGGGAACAGCGGCAGCAACGGGACCAGCCATCACTGAAGAGAGATGAGGAGCCGCCATCACAGAAGGAAGCTTCCAGGAAGTCTCTGTCGGCACCAATGTATGTCCATGAATCACCAGCTCAACCTTCAGCTTCAGGTCCGGAATTTGAACCAAGAGTCTTGTCGAAATCGATGTCGAGAAGAAAGTCGTTGGCAAGGCCGTTTAGTTTCTTCTGGAAGAAAAGCTACTCGACTCGCCAGTGA
- the LOC103852408 gene encoding uncharacterized protein LOC103852408 produces the protein MEQTARKIPRPRPLETCGATILSMSRVLYTRTKTPTNPASFLVQKLFQLLLFFASMTSPFRRHFLAILSVADDHILAIEAYFPSTTFFFHKTSGFLTAAESLPIKLDTFLEKLPRMMNRAAWVDMILVQALYWVDSLVNVLGHWRDKNKGTNEKEITVDSSFSRTGSMSEEEMKLENDGKRVSYKEALQRGSSGEDGGGSTGRSSSNQGDPILDLFENGWIQKPMKRSSRSADSLTCSRSDSYETTT, from the exons ATG GAACAAACAGCGAGAAAGATACCACGACCTCGGCCTCTTGAGACCTGTGGTGCTACCATACTCTCCATGTCTCGCGTCCTTTACACAAGAACCAAGACTCCGACCAATCCTGCCTCCTTCCTCGTGCAGAAACTCTTCCAACTCCTTCTCTTCTTCGCCTCCATGACAAGTCCCTTCCGTCGCCACTTTCTCGCAATCCTCTCCGTAGCCGACGACCACATCCTCGCAATCGAGGCTTACTTCCCTTCAACCACCTTCTTCTTCCACAAGACCTCCGGTTTTCTAACCGCAGCAGAGTCTCTGCCTATAAAACTCGACACGTTTCTTGAGAAGCTTCCAAGAATGATGAACAGAGCCGCGTGGGTGGACATGATCCTGGTTCAAGCACTTTACTGGGTTGATTCTCTCGTGAACGTGTTAGGCCATTGGAGGGATAAGAACAAGGGGACAAACGAGAAAGAGATCACGGTGGATAGCAGTTTTAGCAGAACAGGATCAATGTCTGAAGAAGAGATGAAACTGGAGAATGATGGGAAAAGAGTGAGTTACAAGGAGGCGTTACAGAGAGGAAGCAGCGGTGAAGATGGTGGAGGAAGCACCGGTCGCAGCAGCAGCAACCAGGGAGATCCTATCTTGGATCTGTTTGAGAACGGTTGGATCCAGAAGCCCATGAAAAGAAGTAGTCGAAGCGCTGATTCGCTCACATGCTCTCGTTCTGATTCCTACGAGACCACCACCTGA